aaaccggccacctacccgggtttcgcagaccctccaaaaccacggaccggatcttcatccacacggcggcattgcggagaagacttcgactcgaagaaagaacctcgaccgtcggatgagtccttgtatctttttccggttttgcccctacgggctttctaggggtagtttagtcttttagtcTAGAGTTAGTGGGTTAAAAACTccctcaccctctctctctctcggtgcTCTTTTTCCCAGCGCCAGAACTGAGCCGCCCTCCTCCTCACGTTgcccctctctcctcctctctgttcttccttttcttctctaGGATTAGGATTTTGGAGATGGATCTTTGAGACtcttgtactgagattgatcgggaaaggaggcccaatcctccttgtgccctctggggttttgaattcaattcaatcttgtacgatttgtgctttgttttggatgaATTCGATTTTCCTTCGACGAATCTTGAGCACGAGATGACGAGCGGTTTTCTGATGATCGAGTGACTCTTTATAGTGATTCAAAACCATCTTTATAGTGATTCACCGTCGATCTGCCGTTCCGCCGCCCTGTTCCGCGCCAAAGCTAGGTGAAGTGGTGAGGACCCTCGCCGCCcctttttccctctccctctcgctctcCTGCCCCGGCAATTGCTCGCCGAAGCACgccgtccgcccctcgccgtcgtGGAGCACCGCCGCTGCACCAACCCACCGCCCCGCCACCCCCATAGAGCTCTCCATCGACTCCTCTAtctccccggccaaaccccgCAGCGAACCGAGCCCCGGAGCACCGGATTCGGTGTTTACCggtggtccgccgccgcccctgctcgccgccggcatgcAGCGCCGCTCGCTGAGTGGCGCCAccgagccgccgccccgcccaagCCGCGTCCCCGTGCAGCCGAGCCGCCACGAAGTCGAGCCGCGCGGCCCGAGCCGCGCCCATCCCAGCCCTCGGATCTCGATCCGACGGTCTAGATTGGATCTAGACCAAAGTCAATCCCACACATACCGCTCAACCCCTAATCTTTTGCAAAAAAGCCCCTAAGTTTTACGAAAATAAACCTACAGTCCActgcagttcaaaaataattaggtttaagtccttttctttctgttttagcccctgtattttctaaaaatagaaGATGCCGTCCAGGACCCTTCTTTTGCTatctagcccctggatctaaggtttaattaggtttttagcccctggtttctttGAAGCTAACCCCTGGAGGTTCAAAACTCTCACAAACAAGTCTCTGGTgcactgttttagccatatctttcacatttcaactccgttttcagcgattctttcactcacgtgatccttgcttCGCGTTCTACACCTTTTTCACCTTTTCCAGTACTATTTTTACTGTTTTTCTACTATTTCTTATTTGTATTGTTTGTTGTGCTTGTGTGATCGTGTAGACGACGTGCCGTTCGAGGGTGATCAAGAGCAAGCTTTTGAGGAAGATTTTCAGCAGTTagccgaggaaggcaagtggcttTCCGCTTCTGCATACTCTGATTTGTCCCATTAATAGCATGTTAATGCACTTTACTTTTCTGTTTATGCATAAATTTGACAGGAACACCTATTAAGGACTTTACCTAGTCTTTTTACCTCAACCTTGGAACACCGGGTTTAATATCTTGTTGGGGTAGCTTTGCTTAGTTTCTTTACCTTTGGGTTGGTTGGTATAATCTTGGAAAATGTTAAATATGGTTTTATCATGGTTAAGGGAACAAGATCACTTtgattaattggaacatggagaaccacccaggaaaacagtgcaaccacaagaactatatggctctggtcttggctaattaattagagactctagtttGAAGCAGTCTTACCAAAAGAGAAAGAGGAGCGGCGGTTGACAGGGTATAACCCGGTCCTCTTGGGAAGCGGGCTTTGCTAAGACACTATGCCCATTAGGGATGCTTATGCTCTGCTACTGCTCCGGAAACCTTAGCGGACTACTTCTtattagggaatctttgtaaaggcctcgtagcgtccctatgcaatcacacctaaggaagtgtggcATTGTGCCTGGCCCGCACAACATGGTTGAGtccaaagttcttcggaacttttacgcgacttgtgggtaaagtgtacaatctctgcagagtgtataactaatatatcagtcgtgctcgcggttatgagcggcttggaccctcgcatgataattgaacttgaagaataaTCAAATTGTGGTTCTTTGGTTTTATGTTGGATCCTTTATGCTTATGCTTAAGtgggttggtataaacttatacTTAGTTAATaggtgcttgctaataaaatatgatcaactaaaattgctAACCGCTAAAATGCCTTTAGCACTTCTTGTTTAACCTTGCATATTCCCCCACTTGCTGAGTActaaccataagtgtactcaccatTGCTTaaactgctgctcagaagagaacTTTGAAGTGGAGAACTTCGACGATTTTgaggagttctaggcgtacgtcCACCAGTCAGCTGCCTGTGGGAGAAGTCGTGCTGTGGACTTCATTTAGGATGTCGGTGAAACGTTTAAGACCTTTTGAGTCTATTTCATTCGGGGTGTAATAATGTCGTTTTGCTCTATAATTCCTTTACTTTTCAAGTATTGTCTTTTGATACATTCACTCGACGTcgatcatatgtgtgtaaacttgaTCCTAGAggacatatgagatgcattcgattttctttataaaatcgGGTGTGACAGTGACTCTAGGCATGGGAAACGAAGGTTGGATACGGCGGCAGCGGTAGCCATGGCTATGGCATCCCGAGCTTCGGGGAGCTCTGCTCAGGTAGGGAGAGTGAAGGCCACGGGTTGGGGAAGGTAGAGGAGGGCTTGGAGGTGCTCACCCTAGGAGGAATTGAATCGAGAGGGTTTGATGGGGGAGATCGGCGGGTGGTCTGTTCCACCAAGAACAGAGCAGCTCGATGGACAGAGCTTGGGGATGGGAAGCTGGAGGAGCGGGACGCGTGGCTCGGCGAGCTCGATGGTGGTGAGGAGAGCAGCTTGGGGCGCCTTTCCTAGGCGGCGGAGGTGAGCTCGACTGGTGGCGCCTTCAATGTCGGCGACCAGGACGGGCAGGCCAGCGAGCAAGGCTGCAATGAGGTGGTGACACGGCAATGACAGCAGCTGAGGGCGCGGCGGGAAGCGGTGGTCGGGGGCGACACTCACCGGGAGAGAGAAGATGCCGGTGGGCGTGGGGTCTGGCGGAGGCAGGAGAGGATAGTGGGCCCTTTAAAAAATTATCATTTATGAGTTATGACACATGTCcagtagcccctgagctttgaaTCTGAATCCCGTGATTTGGGGTTTAAGGATCTTAAGTCGTGGGATTTGGGATATCCCAATTACTATTCTACCCTTCaataattaaaattaattaaaaataatattatgAGTAGGCATTGGGAGGTATTAGGAAGCGTTAAAAATTATTTCCAAATATAGTAAAAGGGCTCAACATATGATTGACTTGTTGGGTGGTTGCAACATAGTACTATGCTTGATTGGCTTATTGAACCCGGCCGCTATGTCGTGTTACACGTAAAATTAAAGAATATCTTCTCAtcaattaaaattttaattcctATCTATTTTAGTTTCTATTTATGCTAAGGTGTCACTGAAAGCATTCTTTGGACATTACCATGGTCTCAAAAATATGAATTTGCTAAGTAATATCTATTACTCCATCCTTTGAAAAATGTAAGGAGGTGTTTGACCTGATGTAGTCTCCATTACTACCTTTGACTGTTAATATCACAGCCATTATATTATTCGAGTACATAAAATTGACTTCATATGAAAATACTTTCAAATATATGAATATGAATCTGATTATAATATATTTCTATGGTATAATCTACAAATTCTTAGACTACTTGTTGGTCAGATTAAAAGGTTTGAATCATGGGTTGCAttatagaaaagaaaaggtgagGGTATTATATATTTGTAAAGTATATTTAACTTTATAAGTATGCACTTCCATAGATCAAATAACTCAATTTTTCTATGCTCATCGCACTATCATCACCATGCAGGGAAGATATTGTCAACTCAGTAGGAACCTTAATTGAGAATAAGTGAACAATCTAAAAAGGCAAGTTAACCTCGGATGCCAAGAACAGATAATGTTCTATCACAATCCCAAAGTCACAAACAAGTAAAGTTGGTTAAGATTTTAAATTTACTGATCGCTGGATTTAAATTGTTTCTAATGCTACTCTTTTGAATTAAAAATGCAATATGAATAACAAAGAAAAAATTCATGTATTTCGACTATAGTGGATTATTTTGTCAGTAAAACATAGGTAAATGTTTCTGAGCTGTGCCGTTATTTGTGATGCATCATCATCATTCAGCCTGGCAATGGATACAAGTAACAGAATGATGGAATCATTGATGTTGCAGTTATACTGGAAAGAGGCTTGTTGCATTAATAATGCTAAAATGTAAAGATGTGCAAACTTATCCGAACCCTTTAACCCCTCTATGGCTCTCTTTTTTATGTTTCACATGCAAATGAGTGATAAATTCATTGATATAGCCAACAAATTCTGTGcctgtttcatcaaaaaaaaaatcagtgccCGTTCCTTCTTATCTGGTCCAAATTACTAAAGCCTATGCACCCATTATTCAGCCTTAGCTTCCAGAGTTCCCAAATATGACAAAGTGACCCATCTTTGTTCGATGGACAAGAAAATTTATCAGACATATCAAAGAAACAATAACAATTTGAATATCAAGCATATGTTGAGTACCTTGTAGACCATTGAAAGCcctcgggtgctctagcctaagagggggagggggtgaattaggcactctaaaaaccttaacctatggctccaaatAGTTtgtacaaaacttaaactaaaacaagctatctagatgtgcaactacggttcaccttagtgtgaaactctcatgccaaaagagttttgcaacctatagccaatcctaacaagatactacactaagaaggtaaaggcacacaagttgcaatatgaaatgtggaagctaaaggagagggatgagagaaagagaactctcgacacgaggatatatcccgtggtttggtttgccacaaaggcacccctacgtccacgttgttgaagcactcacgaagagtatcgcttcccggcaatcaagtctcttccgtgaacacaatcacagtcaccttgatcccgatcttcactaagggagattgcccacgaaggaggggtctccgtcccccgcacaatgttgtcgacgccactccacaccaagctggagggtcgttgacttgccagCGAGCCACtaatgctccaaggaggccggcgcaccgagatacaagtttggttcactctagaaccacagcacaaggatctaaaccttgcttgatcactcactcaagagctaacctagcactaacactcacaaagcttgtgctaaggactaagaatTTGAactctatgctcttggatggcttggaggtgttcttgggtgtgtgtgtgatgtcttgggactccagcaagcttcaaatggccgggggaacacatatatataggccaccatgtcaagagagccgttactagccgttggccaattttctgcgtaggcatcggaacttccggtgcatagagcatcggttcttccggtcactctgcgcttTGAAGTAACCGTTGGCCTCTCTGACACGCTGCAGCAATTTCagggaccatcggatgaaccgatgctagggCGTCGGAATTTCCGGTGATACTTGTCCTTCATATAGCCGTTacaccttgctgacgtcattgcaccgacgcattaCTCCGGTagccgtcggatcttccggtgctgaaggcttggctgctgcatgcttgacatcgtctctggaacataggacgttgaatgcaccgatgcttaactTGGcctcgtcggttcaactggtgcttcactctttcttcacttgatctccagaggtgcTCAGATTTGCACGGATGCCAGGgcatcggatcttccgacaaccatcggatgcaccgatgcttaggcatcggttaaaccggtaccTCTGTTTTCTGCCAAACTCGTCCAATGCATCGCAGCGATCAATTGGATCCTTCAAATTTATTCTATCTCTGGATTTCCACTATGCTTTTACATCTCTACGGCGGATTGGACTTGTCATCATGGTGGTGGATTGGACTTGGCGTCTCGACAATAGATTGGACATTGCGTCTTGACGATGAATTAGACATGTTGACtcatatccatgggacctaaaaactcctacaagtgtgatctcacaaacttgttagtcccattgattatgttgtcactcaatcaccaaaatcacaaacaatggcctaaatggggccatgttccttacaaccATACAGAATGCACCTTCTCCAATGATGTTTCCGCCATTTATAGCATCCTTTAACTCAAATAAACTGAAGTTTTTTAAGGCTGACATGGAAACAACAAATACCTTTAGTTTAGCTTTATGCGACCATGAAGCTGATGTGGCCATAAAAATCATTCTAAATGAGCAGAGCGGTAAACATGGATAGTTTTGAAGAAGTAAAATAAAGAAGTGATGAGCATTGGTAACTAGTTAGCCCGCCAAATGAGTAGCATCAACAAGAGTTATGTCTATGACAAAGAAAGAGTTAATATTGTAGGATCCATATATCTGCGTGTATCACAGGAGTACCAACAAATGAGTGATACAAATTTGGTTTGTTAATTAAGACTTCGTTAAAAGGTTGGTGGAATGTTCAGGTGCAAATTTAAGTAGACATGACTAGCTAAATTGATAGATAAGCCAGCTTGTCTTTGGTGAAAAGCTGAAGGTTGAACCCGATCTCATGTTCATTCATTGGTGGAGCTGAGGGGAAAAAACAAGAGGGACCTAGTTCGTCCATGGCATTCAAGAGTTCTGAAGGTCCCAATGCAACTTTTCTATTCCTGTTAATCTAGAGGTGCCAACTAAACTACAAGCCATACAATAGAATTCATAATTGGCTTAATTAAAGACATTGTTATTGCAAGCAATTGAGTAGACAAGAATATAGATCTTAGAAGTTGCATGGATAAATTAATTTTAGTAAGTAAAACCCAAATAACAAGTTAAACATGGAGTCAGACTAAATAAAAGCATACTTTCTCTGACATTTTATTTCCTGTACTTCTATTAGCATGCTGTGTTTTTCTTTGTAAACATGTAAACTTTACCTTCCACGTAGCTATCCATAGGTCATGACTTTATCTAAGGTAATTATTAAATGTAATTTTTatgtagaaaaaaataaaagtgaTTTATGCTGAAACCCACTACAGGAACAAGCTAGCAGAAATCCATCTTACCTTCTAAAGGAGCAAAGGGGGCATCGTTTCCTGTTGGTACAATGTTTTCCTCACCGTTCAAATCAGACCTGCCATTATTACCATATATTGATAAGAAGCTATATTTTAGGTCGGTGAAAACTAAATAATGATTGATGCCACAATGCTTGCAAGTTATTATATGGTTAGTTCATCAACTTCAACATCCAGTAGTGAATAAAAGGATGGAAATTGAGAAAAAGACATAGGTGCATTTGGAAAGGCTCCAGGGCAAGAAGTGTACATATCTTCTCTGCATATTCTTTTTAATTCCATCAAATAGGTTTCTGTAGATATATTGTAATGGTACAGTTTAATAGCTCAAAGGATGGTGACACAACATAGCGGAGGAACAAAATTAGTACCCAGTTAGATGATGATTCAGTTAGTTTATAACGTAAATGAATCACATCAGTCAGACTTTATATGCCAAAACAGCATAAGCCATAATATACCAAAAAATTAAGGTAACTTCCAGTATGCTTTACTTGGTACTCGCTCTATAGTCATGACAATATGATGGTAGGGGTGTCATGTTATCAAGACTGAAGGGACATCTAATAACACACCGTAATGGCTCTAACAAGAAGGGGTACTCATGGCAACATATTGCCTTTACACCAATCAATTTATAATTTATATTCTTAGTAGTCGAACTATGGAAGTACTACTTCCATCAGTCTCTGCACTAACAAGCTAGCCGTCAGGAACTGAGAATACAAACAGCCATATGTACCTAGCATCTTCAGTTGAATGAATGTCATTCGATACACCCGTCAGTCCTGCATCCTGAAATATGGAAAATAATTCAATTAGTTTGTGGTGGCATTGTGAAGCTTTTACAAGAAGATATGTGTCGTCATCTCTAATTATTTGGGTAAACTATTAACAATTTGAAGGTGAAGCTAGCAGGTAAACATGATTTAACATCAAAGATTCAGGTTTCAGGACATCTACTAAAGCATCAAACAACTGTACCGCTTGCTGCTGCCGGGGCGGAGGCTGACCACCAGCCTGAATAGTAAGCAACAAGATGGTGGTGTGGGCGTTGATGGCGAAGGACGCCAGCATCACTTAGTTCAAGATGTCATCCTGTACCCGGCGCAGCTGCTTCGACAGGTCACCCGCCGCGACGAGGCGGCGGGTGGTGGTCCTCTCCTGGCAGGCCGTGACGAGCTCGAGGGCACGCTGCAGGGTCTCCTCCAGGTCCTCCAGCGCACCGGCCAGCGCCGGGCTGTCGGCCACCGTCCCCGTCTGCTGCAGCTGCGACAGGATGGCGCTGAACCTCAGCACGCGCCTCGTGATCTCGCGGCAATCCTCCTCGTTGTGGCGAACCCTGTTCACGGCCTCCTTGATCTTGAGCCCGATTTTGACGATCTTCTCCACCACGGTGGCCACCGGATCTGCCATCGAAACCTTCCCGCCGCACGCAGCTGCGCACAAGATCGAGCAGATGAGGTAAGATCTTGAAACGTTTTGGATCTTCTCCGAGCAACAATCAGAGCAAACAAATTGATTCTCCCACCACGAGCTCTCTATTCACTCGGCAGCAACTCTGCTCTGAGGATGAGTTGCTGAAGCCGGTCTGGACTCTGTTTTTTCTCTTGACGCAGCGGCGCAGACTGAGGTGAGGATGGAAGATGGTTTTGCTTTTCCGCTCGCATGGACCCTCAGTCCCTCACCCATTGTATCCTTTGCTCGCGAAACCGTGTGGAAAGTATGGACCGGTTGCTGGGGACGCTTTTTATTTGTGTGCCAAGTACCAAAATGAATAAAAGATATTCGAATTGACGcactctcggttatgagcaagctcatatcccatgaactcctcgtagAAATTCGGTTATGATGGAAATGGTTCGTGGCACCTCTGTGACACTTTACATGTTATACTCTTAACTAACTAAAAGTTATTAGGGGTTTGGGCAACATTAATCAATTCTGATAtgtgatagtgtagagagctaatgcttatgcaataattacttagccttaaagcttttacttgaacCAATGCATGattcttgtttatttaatcgcgtaagtcttgcgagtaccttttgtactcagtttgctttctaaacctagttgcaggtgagccggaagtggtgttcggccacttctaccccgctgatccaaatgtgggggaagagtaggtcgtTGCGGCTatggtgatgtccttgagcaaggcatcatcatcgtagtatatttttatcgtaatcgaacttcgtgagagcatgtaaatataataatcttTAAGTTTCTGAATAATATGGCTTTCGTGAGCTCTAAGGCTTGTAATGGAGATTAGTTTGAACCTtcctatgttgaacttgtaaGGATAAGTTTCGAACTCTAGTAATGTAAAAACTGCTATTTGTGGTTCTTTggtgatgtattcgattgtaaacggtatgtgcatacgCTGATTCTggacgtatgttggagcacataccgggactaccggatttgatattattttggatgaatgacgtgtcggttattcgtgtctctagatatGAGATAACAtgtggcacgctctccggcaaccacgtattaactctcatctggatgataatgaccggtggttcatttaaaatagtattaaattgggcggttctcacaaaaAGGAGGGGCATAATGGTCTTTCCCCTTTGTCTTACAAACAAAAACAATGATTTCATAGTGATAAGAAACTCTTGGCTGCGGAGGACTCTGTGGCGTCGTGGTAGCAACTCCAGTCTGGGAGCTGGCCAACCGGGGTTCCATCCCTGGTTCCGTCACCTGGAACTGAGGTTGGGGGCTCGGTAGGCTGCCCAGACGGGCCAGTGCTCCTGTTGAACTATTTTCTTCGGGCATGATCCCATTGCACGGTACATAGCACTAGCAGACATATTTTATTTCTTCCGCCAATGAAGCTTTTTATCTTTGGCCATAACTAAATTTATGAAATTTTATAGAGATAAGACGGCGCAACTTTGGAGTAGTTGATTCATTACAAAATTAGTTTCATAAGTCTCAAGGACACTATAACAGGAGAAATGACCATGGTGCCCTCACGTTGACAGCTCCTAACTTTTTTCCTCTATGCATAGATTGCAGCTCGTCCTGAAACTCTTTATTAGAACTATGAAATGCTATATTTCCCATATGTGTATTTTTATAGATCTTTCATGGAATTTATTCGTACAACGAGGGGTAAAAAGGGCTACAATGGTCTTTTCCCCTCATCCTGCAAACAAAACCGTGAATTCGTGGTGATAAGGATCAGGTGCCTACTGTCGTCAGAATCCTTGCTCGGCTCTCTAGGAGGCAAGAGGTGAATCATGACtgtcctccgccgcgccgggccggcgatgccaccgccgccggcctccatcgCCGGGTTGGCCTACGGCCAGCCGGCCCTCCTTCTAAGGccggtggtgagcagcggccCCCCTAGCAATCCGGAAccctaatccgaaccctaatcTTGCCGGAGTTAGAGAAGGAGGTGTAGATggggaagaaaaaaatttgagtgAGGAGAGCCTCCAAATCACTCGGGTGAGATTTATCTTTTAATCAAAACCATGAGTTCGAGGTGATAAGGATCAGGAGCCTACTATTGCCAGAATCCTTGCTCGGCTCTCCAGGAGGCAAGAGGTGAACCATGGCAACGCCACGAGGGATAGGTGAAACTTGGTTTCTGCCCAGATCATCATAGCACCTGTcatctctctgtttcgcaaATCACTGTTCATCTCCATGCCCAGAGTACCGTGGCTGCAGAGTTGCACCGCCCCGTTCTTGATTACCTGGAAGATCTGTGAGACTCGTCAGGGAATTCAGGCTTTGACAGATTGCCAATTGCACCCACCAGCGTCTTCCCTCCCTGCACACAGATTGGACTTGGAGAGCTCCCTGCACATAGGTTCAACCTGAACTGCTGGAAGCTGATGCCACGACAGCCGCGGCAAGGTTGTTGCCCAGGAGGGTGCTCTCTCTGGGCTTGTGCTGATCACCGGCAGCCGTCCGTCCCGGTGGTGAGTGGCGGCGTCAGTGCAGCGGCCTCTGCTGcagaagctcgccgccggccacaccCCTCCGTGTTCCCAGTTCTGACCCCGACGAAGACGACCGGCAGGTACGCGCCGCCACAAGTGTTCGCCGCGCGCTAGGTCGTCTCGtctcgtccgcggcggcgcactcTGCTTGCACCTGACAAGGAAGACACCCCCTGCAACGCTCCCATCTCGGCCGCACACGTCGTATCGGACCGGACGGACGGTAGGTGCCCAGGAGGCGGACGGTatatgaaataccgtccacccggtcggTATCTCAAACACCGTCCCCCCTTTGGGGCGTCGTCCTAcgcagctcgccggagcgccgccgcgttcaGGGCTTccgtcctcctcttcctcgagaGTGCCAGGAGCCTCGCTCCCGTGCATCTGGGCGCGGCTGGTGGAGGCGTAGGGGGCGACCACGACGCGACGCGAGCGGCTCCtgggcgcggctcgccggcgggccGGCATGGCGCGCAGAACTATCTCTCATGAGCTCGGCTCCGCGTGCTCATCCTCTCGGCGCCCTCGCCTCGCGTCGGCCCCTTGCATAGCATCGACCGGCAGGGCCACGAGTTTCTAGCTTTCTATCCAAGTATGGGGGGACAGGGGTTGCAGGAACAGACGTCGCACGGCAAGGACGATGGTGGCCGTCGCATGCAGCAGCAAAACCAGAGCCATGTTCGCTGGCAATGGCTCAGAGAGCAATTTCATACACACCGAGAGCAATCTCGTTAAAATTCATGTCAATTTGTTATTTTGGTAATCAAGAATGGTACAGTCGTTGCTGAGTTGAAGACCAAGGATAGTCTGACAGAGCTAATCAAGAATACTCTGAATAAAAAAATGGTACTGTCATTGTGCTCCGTAGAAAGCAGTGCACTctgaatctgatttttgcaagaGAGAAATGATAGGAGAATGCGATTTGAATGTTCAATGAAGCAGCGTGTTTGGATGTGGGTAAATATCCTGGAAATTTGCAGGATTCTGAATCAAATTCATGCAAGAGAGAAATGACAAAAGTATGTACCATTCCAATCTTCAGACAAGCAGCACACATGTTATTGTGAACTCGCATACTGAATTGAAGTATTGTGATTCGTTGCACGTAATACAATGATGGCCGGAAGTACAGAGAAGAACCGTACAAATTTGAAGAAGCTGAAATGTTATAGATATGGTACAGTCGTTGTGCTTAGTAGAAAGCAGTGCGCTCTGAATCTGATCTTGGGAAGACAGAAATGACAGGAGTGTGCAATTTGAATGTTCAATGAAGCAGCATGTTTGGATGTAAGAAAATATCCTGGAAATTTGCAGGATTCTGAATCAAATTCATGGAAGCGAGAAATGACAAAAGTATGTACCATTCCAATCTTCAGAGAAGCAGCATATGTTCTTGTGAACACGCATACTGAATTCGCAGTATTGTGATTCTGCGAACAAAATACAGTGATGGCCGGAAGTACAAAGAAGAACTAAAATGTTATATATATGATCTCAGTATGGCCGGAAGTACAAAGAAGAACTGCACAAAATACAGTGATGGCCGGGAAGTACACGCATACCTTTTGTCTATCTCTTTCCTgccgccaccagctccagccgccATGCCACCCCCGGTCTTTGGGCCTGCCCCACCTCCAGCACCGCCAGCAAACCAGCCACCACAACCCCCTGCACCGCTGCACCCCGCTGCCTTCCTCGGTGCCACCATCCTCTGCCACGGCTTTGTTAACGCCTACCCGCTGCCCCGCCTTCCTGCTTTCCCGCTGGTGATCACTGCTACTACTACCGCGCCACCTCGCCAGCCTCGCACCTTTTACCCATCCATCCCGCTCCTCGCTTGGCATCCGGCTCCACTGCCTGAcacacctcctccaccaccacctacCCCTGTCTCCTCCCCTGAGCACCCTTCTCCCGTGAAGGAACGCCTGCCCGCGCGTGGCCGCCGCATGCCAAGCCGCCGTGCCGCGAGCCCAGTTCACGCTTGGCCGCTAAGGAAAAGCCTACCTTCATCACCATGACAGCGAAGGCAACTCAACTCAAGACACTCAAGAACACACTGTCCTCCTATTCCCGTGACCTGCAAGATCAAGTTGCCAAGCACGGGCTCCTACGC
This genomic interval from Panicum virgatum strain AP13 chromosome 8K, P.virgatum_v5, whole genome shotgun sequence contains the following:
- the LOC120644834 gene encoding uncharacterized protein LOC120644834 isoform X1, yielding MLASFAINAHTTILLLTIQAGGQPPPRQQQADAGLTGVSNDIHSTEDARSDLNGEENIVPTGNDAPFAPLEALKNFSLFELKDAINGGNIIGEGAFCMVYKAQNLLAISMNLSLICM
- the LOC120644834 gene encoding uncharacterized protein LOC120644834 isoform X2: MLASFAINAHTTILLLTIQAGGQPPPRQQQADAGLTGVSNDIHSTEDARSDLNGEENIVPTGNDAPFAPLEGLGGLGSRTNRGVV